One genomic window of Arachis hypogaea cultivar Tifrunner chromosome 8, arahy.Tifrunner.gnm2.J5K5, whole genome shotgun sequence includes the following:
- the LOC140174893 gene encoding uncharacterized protein: MTATTSSKKTMVMATASSRQRLLDEDDDYSDKGCVQRRRCRLGRNIEVYVDDMVAKTKVENSHIADLAKIFGQIRAYNMRLNPEKCTFDVPGGKFLWFILTSRGIECLRKNMNFQWDENCEAAFTSLIQFLSETPILQKPKLGEPLYLYLPITDSAISPVLVAENDKVQQPVYFSHIINIRIRQPLRQILAKPELAGSLIKWSIKLSEFDIHYQPRGSIKSQYLADFVAEFTAPNSDAGNPEWILFVDGASNPKGLGEGILLENQEGIVLEHSLRFSFKASNNQVEYEALIARLRLAIDLHIFSLKVYCDSLLVVQQDCRQKVKTCDNCQKHAWIINIPAENLHHSMVQPLAKITSSQMISFVWKNIICKFEHPQSNGLAEAANKVLLQAKGLWAELILEILWGYNTTMHSTTKETPFHLVYGSEAMIPTEISQDSLRTQADHHDQARRAELDLIEEVRNTASVRHRAIQQQIG, from the exons ATGACGGCGACGACAAGCTCAAAGAAGACCATGGTGATGGCGACGGCAAGCTCAAGACAACGACTGCTCGACGAAGATGACGATTACAGCGATAAAGGCTGTGTGCAACGAAGGCGATGCAGGCTGG GTCGGAATATTGAGGTGTACGTTGACGACATGGTCGCCAAGACAAAGGTCGAAAACTCTCACATCGCCGACCTTGCCAAAATTTTTGGGCAAATCCGAGCTTATAACATGAGGCTGAATCCTGAAAAATGCACCTTCGACGTTCCTGGAGGAAAGTTCCTCTGGTTCATCCTGACCAGCCGAGGCATCGAG TGTTTACGGAAAAATATGAATTTTCAATGGGATGAAAACTGTGAAGCTGCATTCACGAGTTTAATACAATTTCTTTCAGAAACACCTATTTTACAAAAACCTAAGCTCGGGGAGCCACTATATTTGTATTTGCCAATCACTGATTCGGCGATCAGCCCTGTTCTTGTTGCAGAAAATGACAAAGTTCAACAACCAGTTTATTTT AGCCACATCATCAACATCAGAATCCGCCAACCACTAAGACAAATACTCGCCAAGCCAGAACTAGCAGGAAGTCTAATCAAGTGGTCCATCAAACTTTCAGAGTTCGATATCCACTACCAACCCAGAGGAtctatcaaatcacaatacctggctGATTTTGTTGCTGAATTCACGGCACCAAATTCGGATGCAGGAAATCCGGAGTGGATTTTGTTTGTTGATGGAGCTTCCAATCCTAAAGGATTAGGAGAAGGCATACTCCTTGAAAATCAGGAAGGCATAGTCTTGGAGCACTCTCTTCGATTCTCCTTTAAAGCAAGTAATAATCAGGTCGAATATGAAGCCCTCATTGCTAGGCTCAGGTTAGCCATTGACTTGCATATTTTTTCCTTAAAGGTTTACTGtgattctttgttagttgttcAGCAA GACTGCCGACAAAAGGTCAAAACTTGCGATAACTGCCAGAAACATGCTTGGATCATCAACATACCAGCCGAGAACCTACATCATTCAATG GTCCAACCTTTAGCAAAAATCACATCATCTCAAATGATATCCTTTGTTTGGAAAAATATAATCTGTAAATTCG AGCATCCACAATCCAACGGATtagctgaagctgccaacaagGTCCTCTTACAAGCCAAGGGCCTGTGGGCCGAGCTTATCTTGGAAATCTTGTGGGGGTATAACACCACGATGCATTCGACAACTAAGGAAACACCATTTCATTTGGTATATGGATCCGAAGCCATGATACCAACTGAGATTTCACAAGACTCGCTGAGAACACAAGCCGACCACCATGATCAAGCTCGGCGAGCCGAGCTTGACTTAATTGAGGAGGTGCGAAACACAGCATCCGTTCGTCACCGAGCCATACAGCAGCAAATAGGCTGA
- the LOC112705659 gene encoding GDSL esterase/lipase EXL3 isoform X1, with protein MAVFVNNNNNGLMVRLSLIVLLALWQTTSALVKLPPNVTVPAVIAFGDSIVDPGNNNDIKTLVKCNFPPYGKDFQGGNPTGRFCNGKIPTDLLVEEMNIKQTLPAYLDPNLQPSDLVTGVCFASGASGYDPLTPKITSVISLSEQLEMFKEYIGKLKQIVGEERTNFILENSLYLVVAGSDDIANTYFVARVRQLQYDIPAYTDLMVNSASNFVKEIYALGARRIGVLSAPPIGCVPSQRTLAGGLARECAEDYNYAAKLFNSKLSKELDSLNRNSPNSRIVYIDVYNPLLDIILNYQNYGYKVVDRGCCGTGKLEVAVLCNPLDATCPDASEYVFWDSYHPTESVYRLLIRQVLDKYVEQLI; from the exons atgGCTGTTTTtgtgaacaataataataatggcttAATGGTCCGTTTGAGTTTGATAGTATTGTTAGCTTTGTGGCAGACGACGAGTGCGTTGGTGAAATTGCCACCAAATGTTACAGTTCCTGCTGTGATAGCTTTTGGAGATTCGATAGTAGACCCTGGCAACAACAACGACATTAAGACACTCGTCAAATGCAATTTCCCTCCGTACGGAAAGGATTTTcagggaggcaacccaactggtCGTTTTTGCAATGGAAAAATTCCTACCGACCTTCTTG TTGAAGAAATGAATATTAAGCAAACTTTGCCCGCATATTTGGATCCAAATCTACAACCAAGTGACCTTGTTACGGGAGTGTGCTTTGCTTCAGGTGCCTCTGGATACGATCCCTTGACGCCAAAAATAacg tcaGTGATATCACTGTCGGAGCAACTAGAGATGTTCAAAGAGTACATAGGAAAGCTTAAACAGATAGTTGGAGAAGAAAGAACAAATTTCATTCTAGAAAACAGTCTTTACCTTGTAGTGGCAGGAAGTGACGATATTGCCAATACCTATTTCGTTGCTCGCGTTAGACAACTCCAGTATGATATTCCTGCTTACACTGACCTTATGGTCAATTCAGCCTCTAATTTCGTGaag GAGATATATGCACTTGGAGCGCGGAGAATTGGGGTACTGAGTGCACCACCGATTGGGTGTGTGCCTTCACAGAGAACTTTAGCTGGAGGCTTAGCAAGAGAGTGTGCTGAAGATTACAATTACGCGGCAAAATTATTTAACTCTAAACTGTCAAAAGAATTGGATTCTCTTAATCGCAACTCACCCAATAGTAGGATCGTTTACATTGATGTTTACAACCCCCTTCTTGATATCATTCTCAACTACCAAAATTATG GTTATAAAGTTGTGGACAGAGGTTGCTGTGGAACAGGGAAACTAGAGGTTGCAGTGTTGTGCAACCCTTTGGATGCCACTTGTCCAGATGCTTCAGAATATGTTTTTTGGGATAGTTATCATCCAACTGAATCAGTGTACAGACTCCTAATACGACAAGTTCTTGATAAATACGTCGAACAACTGATATAA
- the LOC112705659 gene encoding GDSL esterase/lipase EXL3 isoform X2 gives MAVFVNNNNNGLMVRLSLIVLLALWQTTSALVKLPPNVTVPAVIAFGDSIVDPGNNNDIKTLVKCNFPPYGKDFQGGNPTGRFCNGKIPTDLLVEEMNIKQTLPAYLDPNLQPSDLVTGVCFASGASGYDPLTPKITSVISLSEQLEMFKEYIGKLKQIVGEERTNFILENSLYLVVAGSDDIANTYFVARVRQLQYDIPAYTDLMVNSASNFVKEIYALGARRIGVLSAPPIGCVPSQRTLAGGLARECAEDYNYAAKLFNSKLSKELDSLNRNSPNSYKVVDRGCCGTGKLEVAVLCNPLDATCPDASEYVFWDSYHPTESVYRLLIRQVLDKYVEQLI, from the exons atgGCTGTTTTtgtgaacaataataataatggcttAATGGTCCGTTTGAGTTTGATAGTATTGTTAGCTTTGTGGCAGACGACGAGTGCGTTGGTGAAATTGCCACCAAATGTTACAGTTCCTGCTGTGATAGCTTTTGGAGATTCGATAGTAGACCCTGGCAACAACAACGACATTAAGACACTCGTCAAATGCAATTTCCCTCCGTACGGAAAGGATTTTcagggaggcaacccaactggtCGTTTTTGCAATGGAAAAATTCCTACCGACCTTCTTG TTGAAGAAATGAATATTAAGCAAACTTTGCCCGCATATTTGGATCCAAATCTACAACCAAGTGACCTTGTTACGGGAGTGTGCTTTGCTTCAGGTGCCTCTGGATACGATCCCTTGACGCCAAAAATAacg tcaGTGATATCACTGTCGGAGCAACTAGAGATGTTCAAAGAGTACATAGGAAAGCTTAAACAGATAGTTGGAGAAGAAAGAACAAATTTCATTCTAGAAAACAGTCTTTACCTTGTAGTGGCAGGAAGTGACGATATTGCCAATACCTATTTCGTTGCTCGCGTTAGACAACTCCAGTATGATATTCCTGCTTACACTGACCTTATGGTCAATTCAGCCTCTAATTTCGTGaag GAGATATATGCACTTGGAGCGCGGAGAATTGGGGTACTGAGTGCACCACCGATTGGGTGTGTGCCTTCACAGAGAACTTTAGCTGGAGGCTTAGCAAGAGAGTGTGCTGAAGATTACAATTACGCGGCAAAATTATTTAACTCTAAACTGTCAAAAGAATTGGATTCTCTTAATCGCAACTCACCCAATA GTTATAAAGTTGTGGACAGAGGTTGCTGTGGAACAGGGAAACTAGAGGTTGCAGTGTTGTGCAACCCTTTGGATGCCACTTGTCCAGATGCTTCAGAATATGTTTTTTGGGATAGTTATCATCCAACTGAATCAGTGTACAGACTCCTAATACGACAAGTTCTTGATAAATACGTCGAACAACTGATATAA